The following are from one region of the Quercus robur chromosome 1, dhQueRobu3.1, whole genome shotgun sequence genome:
- the LOC126727527 gene encoding sorting nexin 2B-like isoform X2 produces MMGSENEGFEEAHLYASREEMENLVLDDPLNNNGNDNNNNNSNSSINGKSYSAYRSAMSSLSDTHHPLSSPILVTSAESDPLLSPPRFRDLRNPNAPESSYIEPPAYSDVIFCPFEGDNVSDVNGVESPSRNSDFSGRYSRSPSSSSSSSSSEYLKITVSNPQKEQENSNSIVPGGNTYVTYLISTRTNISDFGGSEFGVRRRFRDVVTLADRLSESYRGLFIPPRPDKSVVESQVMQKQEFVEQRRVALEKYLRRLAAHPMIRRSDELKVFLQVQGKLPLPTTTDVASRMLDGAVKLPKQLMGESTVLAPHEVVQPAKGGRDLLRLFKELKQSMANDWIGSKPAVVEEDKEFLEKKERVNDLELQLSNASQQAEALVKAQQDMGETLGELGLAFIKLTKFENEEAVFNSQRVRAADMKGFATAAVKASRFYRELNAQTVKHLDMLHEYLGLMLAVHNAFTDRSSALLTVQTLLSDLSSLESKAEKLEAASSKIFGGDKSRVRKIDELKDTIRVTEDAKNVAIREYERIKENNRTELERLDRERKADFLTMLKGFVLNQVGYAEKISNVWAKVAEETSRK; encoded by the exons ATGATGGGCTCGGAGAACGAGGGCTTCGAAGAAGCTCATCTCTACGCTTCCAGAGAAGAAATGGAAAATCTCGTGCTCGACGACCCTTTGAATAACAACGGCAAcgacaataacaataacaacagCAATAGCAGCATCAACGGCAAGTCGTATTCCGCTTACCGCAGCGCCATGTCGTCGCTCTCCGATACGCACCACCCTCTCTCTTCGCCGATCCTCGTTACTTCGGCGGAGTCCGATCCCTTGCTATCGCCTCCGCGGTTTCGCGATCTCCGAAACCCTAACGCCCCCGAGAGCTCCTACATCGAGCCGCCCGCTTACTCCGACGTGATTTTCTGTCCCTTCGAAGGGGATAATGTCAGCGACGTCAACGGCGTGGAAAGCCCTAGCCGGAATTCGGATTTTTCCGGCAGGTATTCGAGATCGCCGTcttcgtcgtcgtcgtcgtcgagTTCGGAGTATTTGAAAATCACGGTGTCGAATCCGCAGAAAGAGCAGGAGAATTCGAATTCGATCGTGCCGGGCGGGAATACGTACGTGACGTATCTGATCTCGACGAGAACGAACATTTCGGATTTTGGAGGATCCGAATTCGGCGTCCGGAGACGGTTTCGCGACGTGGTGACGTTGGCGGATCGGTTATCGGAGTCGTACCGAGGGCTATTCATACCGCCCCGGCCGGACAAGAGTGTGGTGGAGAGCCAGGTGATGCAGAAACAGGAATTCGTGGAGCAGAGGAGGGTGGCATTGGAGAAGTACCTCCGGAGACTCGCGGCGCATCCGATGATCAGGAGAAGCGATGAGCTGAAGGTGTTTTTGCAGGTTCAGGGGAAGCTGCCATTGCCGACGACGACTGATGTGGCTTCGAGGATGCTCGATGGGGCGGTGAAGCTGCCGAAGCAGTTGATGGGGGAGAGCACCGTATTGGCGCCGCACGAGGTGGTGCAGCCGGCTAAAGGAGGGAGGGACTTGTTGAGGTTGTTCAAGGAGTTGAAGCAATCCATGGCCAATGATTGGATTGGCTCGAAACCTGCTGTGGTAGAGGAAGACAAGGAGTTcttggaaaagaaagagagagtgaatgATCTGGAGCTACAACTCAGCAATGCTTCACAGCAG GCTGAAGCACTTGTCAAGGCTCAGCAAGATATGGGAGAGACACTGGGTGAATTGGGGTTAGCATTTATTAAGCTGACGAAATTTGAGAATGAGGAGGCAGTGTTCAACTCTCAAAGAGTGCGGGCTGCTGACATGAAAGGTTTTGCAACTGCTGCTGTCAAAGCAAGCAGATTCTACCGGGAGTTAAACGCTCAGACTGTCAAGCATTTG GATATGCTTCACGAATATCTAGGATTAATGTTAGCTGTCCACAATGCATTCACAGATAGGTCAAGTGCGTTACTCACGGTGCAGACTCTTCTATCAGATTTATCTTCATTGGAATCAAAGGCTGAAAAACTTGAAGCTGCATCATCTAAGATATTTGGTGGTGACAAATCAAGGGTTCGGAAGATAGATGAGTTAAAGGATACAATAAGAGTCACTGAGGATGCTAAAAACGTTGCAATTAGAGAATATGAGCGGATCAAG GAAAACAACAGGACTGAACTTGAAAGGCTTGACAGAGAGAGAAAGGCTGACTTCTTGACTATGTTGAAGGGGTTTGTGCTCAATCAg GTTGGATATGCTGAGAAAATTTCCAACGTGTGGGCAAAGGTTGCGGAGGAGACTAGTCG GAAATAG
- the LOC126727527 gene encoding sorting nexin 2B-like isoform X1: protein MMGSENEGFEEAHLYASREEMENLVLDDPLNNNGNDNNNNNSNSSINGKSYSAYRSAMSSLSDTHHPLSSPILVTSAESDPLLSPPRFRDLRNPNAPESSYIEPPAYSDVIFCPFEGDNVSDVNGVESPSRNSDFSGRYSRSPSSSSSSSSSEYLKITVSNPQKEQENSNSIVPGGNTYVTYLISTRTNISDFGGSEFGVRRRFRDVVTLADRLSESYRGLFIPPRPDKSVVESQVMQKQEFVEQRRVALEKYLRRLAAHPMIRRSDELKVFLQVQGKLPLPTTTDVASRMLDGAVKLPKQLMGESTVLAPHEVVQPAKGGRDLLRLFKELKQSMANDWIGSKPAVVEEDKEFLEKKERVNDLELQLSNASQQAEALVKAQQDMGETLGELGLAFIKLTKFENEEAVFNSQRVRAADMKGFATAAVKASRFYRELNAQTVKHLDMLHEYLGLMLAVHNAFTDRSSALLTVQTLLSDLSSLESKAEKLEAASSKIFGGDKSRVRKIDELKDTIRVTEDAKNVAIREYERIKENNRTELERLDRERKADFLTMLKGFVLNQVGYAEKISNVWAKVAEETSRYEKESS from the exons ATGATGGGCTCGGAGAACGAGGGCTTCGAAGAAGCTCATCTCTACGCTTCCAGAGAAGAAATGGAAAATCTCGTGCTCGACGACCCTTTGAATAACAACGGCAAcgacaataacaataacaacagCAATAGCAGCATCAACGGCAAGTCGTATTCCGCTTACCGCAGCGCCATGTCGTCGCTCTCCGATACGCACCACCCTCTCTCTTCGCCGATCCTCGTTACTTCGGCGGAGTCCGATCCCTTGCTATCGCCTCCGCGGTTTCGCGATCTCCGAAACCCTAACGCCCCCGAGAGCTCCTACATCGAGCCGCCCGCTTACTCCGACGTGATTTTCTGTCCCTTCGAAGGGGATAATGTCAGCGACGTCAACGGCGTGGAAAGCCCTAGCCGGAATTCGGATTTTTCCGGCAGGTATTCGAGATCGCCGTcttcgtcgtcgtcgtcgtcgagTTCGGAGTATTTGAAAATCACGGTGTCGAATCCGCAGAAAGAGCAGGAGAATTCGAATTCGATCGTGCCGGGCGGGAATACGTACGTGACGTATCTGATCTCGACGAGAACGAACATTTCGGATTTTGGAGGATCCGAATTCGGCGTCCGGAGACGGTTTCGCGACGTGGTGACGTTGGCGGATCGGTTATCGGAGTCGTACCGAGGGCTATTCATACCGCCCCGGCCGGACAAGAGTGTGGTGGAGAGCCAGGTGATGCAGAAACAGGAATTCGTGGAGCAGAGGAGGGTGGCATTGGAGAAGTACCTCCGGAGACTCGCGGCGCATCCGATGATCAGGAGAAGCGATGAGCTGAAGGTGTTTTTGCAGGTTCAGGGGAAGCTGCCATTGCCGACGACGACTGATGTGGCTTCGAGGATGCTCGATGGGGCGGTGAAGCTGCCGAAGCAGTTGATGGGGGAGAGCACCGTATTGGCGCCGCACGAGGTGGTGCAGCCGGCTAAAGGAGGGAGGGACTTGTTGAGGTTGTTCAAGGAGTTGAAGCAATCCATGGCCAATGATTGGATTGGCTCGAAACCTGCTGTGGTAGAGGAAGACAAGGAGTTcttggaaaagaaagagagagtgaatgATCTGGAGCTACAACTCAGCAATGCTTCACAGCAG GCTGAAGCACTTGTCAAGGCTCAGCAAGATATGGGAGAGACACTGGGTGAATTGGGGTTAGCATTTATTAAGCTGACGAAATTTGAGAATGAGGAGGCAGTGTTCAACTCTCAAAGAGTGCGGGCTGCTGACATGAAAGGTTTTGCAACTGCTGCTGTCAAAGCAAGCAGATTCTACCGGGAGTTAAACGCTCAGACTGTCAAGCATTTG GATATGCTTCACGAATATCTAGGATTAATGTTAGCTGTCCACAATGCATTCACAGATAGGTCAAGTGCGTTACTCACGGTGCAGACTCTTCTATCAGATTTATCTTCATTGGAATCAAAGGCTGAAAAACTTGAAGCTGCATCATCTAAGATATTTGGTGGTGACAAATCAAGGGTTCGGAAGATAGATGAGTTAAAGGATACAATAAGAGTCACTGAGGATGCTAAAAACGTTGCAATTAGAGAATATGAGCGGATCAAG GAAAACAACAGGACTGAACTTGAAAGGCTTGACAGAGAGAGAAAGGCTGACTTCTTGACTATGTTGAAGGGGTTTGTGCTCAATCAg GTTGGATATGCTGAGAAAATTTCCAACGTGTGGGCAAAGGTTGCGGAGGAGACTAGTCGGTATGAAAAGGAGAGCTCTTGA